The Streptomyces sp. NBC_01353 genome contains a region encoding:
- a CDS encoding DUF4360 domain-containing protein codes for MRVPLLVSGAITALFASALPTQASPSSIVDPPPDKIVIDIATVNGSGCPLGTAAIAVSEDNTAFTVTYSEYLAQVGGDSSPTAARRNCQLNLLVHVPQGFTYAIASADYRGYASLQPGASSTEKASYYFQGSPNTASRTHTFRGPYEDNWQATDDTDWAQLVWAPCGVQRNFNINTELRVNAGTSNPATTSYMTMDSTDGDISTVYHLAWKECPES; via the coding sequence ATGAGAGTCCCCCTGCTCGTGAGCGGAGCGATCACCGCTCTGTTCGCCTCGGCCCTGCCCACACAGGCAAGCCCGTCGTCGATAGTCGACCCGCCCCCGGACAAGATCGTCATCGACATCGCCACAGTGAACGGCTCCGGCTGCCCCCTGGGCACCGCCGCCATCGCCGTGTCCGAGGACAACACCGCCTTCACCGTCACCTACAGCGAGTACCTTGCGCAGGTGGGCGGCGACTCCTCGCCCACGGCAGCCCGCAGAAACTGTCAGCTCAACCTGCTGGTGCACGTGCCGCAGGGGTTCACGTACGCGATCGCCAGCGCCGACTACCGTGGCTACGCGTCGCTCCAGCCCGGCGCGAGCAGCACCGAGAAGGCCTCGTACTACTTCCAGGGCTCGCCGAACACCGCGTCCCGGACCCACACCTTCCGAGGCCCGTACGAGGACAACTGGCAGGCCACCGACGACACCGACTGGGCGCAGCTCGTATGGGCGCCGTGCGGTGTGCAGCGGAACTTCAACATCAACACCGAGCTCCGCGTGAACGCCGGCACGTCGAACCCGGCCACCACCAGCTACATGACCATGGACTCCACCGACGGTGACATCAGCACCGTCTACCACCTCGCATGGAAGGAGTGCCCCGAAAGCTGA
- a CDS encoding VOC family protein — protein MTIQRMDNALIVVEDIDAVISFFVELGMELESKAPIEGRWVECVIGVDDVRQDIAMLRTPDGHGRIELAMFHTPKAIRSEPKDAPANTLGIRRIMFAVDDIEDVVARLRTHGAELVGELAQYEDVYRLCYVRGPEGIIVGLAEQLS, from the coding sequence ATGACGATCCAGCGGATGGACAACGCCCTCATCGTTGTCGAGGACATCGACGCTGTCATTTCGTTCTTCGTCGAACTCGGCATGGAGCTGGAGAGCAAGGCGCCGATCGAGGGACGTTGGGTGGAGTGTGTCATCGGGGTCGACGACGTCCGACAGGACATCGCAATGCTGCGGACCCCGGACGGCCACGGCCGAATCGAGCTGGCGATGTTCCACACGCCGAAGGCGATCCGTAGCGAGCCGAAGGACGCGCCGGCGAACACGCTGGGGATTCGCCGCATCATGTTCGCCGTCGACGACATCGAGGACGTCGTTGCCCGCCTGCGCACCCACGGCGCCGAACTCGTCGGCGAGCTGGCGCAGTACGAGGACGTCTATCGGCTCTGCTACGTCCGCGGCCCCGAGGGCATCATCGTCGGCCTGGCCGAGCAGCTCAGTTGA
- a CDS encoding phospholipase D-like domain-containing protein translates to MTHTEWLLLSGERGNSATRLDERRAGGVAWSEGNEARPLVHGAAYFTDLLAAVRAMRAGDLLLFTDWRGDRDERLDGHGTEIGTVLCRAAERGVIVKGLLWRSHLDNFHFSEEQNLHFGKEIEEAGGECLLDMRVRPGGSHHQKMVVLRHPGREELDVAYVGGIDLCHNRNDDATHRGDRQSMSMASAYGPHPPWHDVQLALRGPVVGDVEAVFRERWEDPSPLTRSPLTRLRQLVHREDTDAGRLPPQEADPAPCGTHTVQLLRTYPNRLLRGYPFAPDGERSIARGYLKALRRARTLIYVEDQYLWSPRVVACFARALTAHPRLLLIAVIPSVPEQDGRITLPMNLIGRITALDELRRAGGDRVAVYGLENRAGTPVYVHAKVCVIDDVWASVGSDNINLRSWTHDSELSCAVIDESPDPRRPRDPAGLGDGARSFARNLRLDLMSEHLEALDRDAPDDAGERTRAAGDTEEWTPDGLCDPVTAFGAFEETAAALDAWYDSGCRGPRPSGRLRRYVPPELAGTERVLATPLHHLLVDPDGRPMGLRRRHTF, encoded by the coding sequence GTGACGCACACTGAGTGGCTCCTGCTGTCCGGTGAACGCGGCAACTCCGCGACGCGCCTGGACGAGCGCCGGGCGGGCGGGGTTGCTTGGTCCGAGGGAAATGAGGCACGGCCCCTGGTTCACGGCGCTGCCTACTTCACAGACCTCCTGGCGGCCGTCCGCGCGATGCGCGCCGGCGACCTGCTCCTGTTCACCGACTGGCGAGGCGACCGCGACGAGAGGCTTGACGGGCACGGCACCGAGATCGGCACGGTTCTGTGCCGCGCGGCCGAACGCGGCGTCATCGTCAAGGGTCTGCTGTGGCGCTCCCACCTGGACAACTTCCACTTCAGTGAGGAGCAGAACCTCCACTTCGGCAAGGAGATCGAGGAAGCCGGCGGCGAGTGTCTGCTCGACATGCGGGTGCGGCCCGGGGGCTCCCACCACCAGAAGATGGTGGTGCTGCGCCATCCCGGCCGCGAGGAGCTGGATGTCGCGTACGTCGGCGGAATCGACCTCTGCCACAACCGCAACGACGACGCCACCCACCGCGGCGACCGCCAGTCAATGAGCATGGCGTCCGCCTACGGCCCGCACCCACCGTGGCACGACGTCCAGCTCGCCCTTCGCGGGCCGGTGGTCGGCGACGTCGAAGCCGTCTTCCGCGAACGGTGGGAGGACCCGTCGCCGCTCACCCGCAGCCCGCTCACCCGACTGCGTCAGCTGGTGCACCGGGAGGACACCGACGCGGGCCGCCTGCCGCCGCAGGAAGCCGATCCCGCCCCCTGCGGTACGCACACCGTGCAGCTGCTCCGCACCTATCCGAACCGGCTGCTGCGCGGATACCCCTTCGCCCCCGACGGGGAGCGCAGCATCGCACGGGGATACCTCAAAGCGCTGCGACGGGCCCGGACGCTGATCTACGTCGAGGACCAGTACCTGTGGTCCCCGCGCGTGGTGGCCTGCTTCGCCCGGGCACTGACCGCGCATCCGCGACTGCTGCTGATCGCCGTCATCCCCTCCGTCCCGGAGCAGGACGGCCGGATCACGCTGCCCATGAACCTCATCGGGCGGATCACGGCCCTGGACGAGCTACGCCGCGCCGGCGGTGACCGGGTCGCGGTGTACGGCCTGGAGAACCGGGCGGGAACCCCTGTCTACGTGCACGCCAAGGTGTGCGTCATCGACGACGTATGGGCATCCGTCGGCTCCGACAACATCAACCTCCGCTCGTGGACCCACGATTCCGAACTCAGCTGCGCCGTGATCGACGAGAGTCCGGACCCACGGCGGCCACGCGACCCGGCAGGACTCGGAGACGGCGCGCGCTCCTTCGCCCGGAACCTCCGCCTGGATCTGATGTCCGAACACCTGGAAGCCCTCGACCGCGATGCCCCCGACGATGCGGGCGAGCGGACGCGCGCGGCCGGCGATACGGAGGAGTGGACGCCGGACGGCCTGTGCGATCCCGTGACCGCCTTCGGTGCCTTCGAGGAGACCGCCGCCGCGCTGGACGCCTGGTACGACAGCGGGTGTCGTGGCCCCCGGCCGTCGGGCCGTCTGCGCCGGTACGTCCCTCCGGAACTGGCCGGGACGGAGAGGGTGCTGGCGACGCCGCTGCACCACCTCCTCGTCGATCCGGACGGCCGCCCCATGGGCTTGCGGCGCCGGCACACGTTCTGA
- a CDS encoding tellurite resistance/C4-dicarboxylate transporter family protein, with protein MDEPIARTRTVPPPAGTWTDLPPAAGAVVMATGILSVGLHLDGSEVLSRVLLCLAALVWLLLGWDFGARLLRSRRRWLADADTPPGLTAVAATTIMGVRVALLGWSAFAGVLLALAVVLWAVLLTAVLRHLRRHMPGAVFLICVATQALAVLAATLAPVGGDWLAWAGLVAFGLGLLLYVDALARFDFGQIARGAGDQWVAGGALAISALATSKLLASAVWSGSASTALRTATLVLLALDLVWYVVLLCSELLRPRLRYDVRRWATVFPLGMTAVASLSASAATGIAWLGTLGSVLLWVAALAWLLTLCGLLRALVARAVPPLGQ; from the coding sequence ATGGACGAGCCGATTGCCCGCACGCGGACCGTGCCGCCGCCGGCTGGTACGTGGACGGACCTGCCGCCCGCGGCGGGCGCCGTGGTGATGGCCACCGGCATCCTGTCCGTCGGTTTGCATCTCGACGGCAGTGAGGTGCTCTCGCGCGTCCTGCTGTGTCTGGCCGCACTGGTGTGGCTGCTGCTCGGCTGGGACTTCGGCGCTCGTCTGCTGCGCAGCCGGCGCCGCTGGCTGGCGGACGCCGACACCCCGCCCGGGCTGACCGCTGTCGCCGCCACCACCATCATGGGCGTTCGCGTCGCCCTCCTCGGTTGGAGCGCCTTCGCGGGGGTGCTGTTGGCGCTGGCTGTGGTGTTGTGGGCTGTGCTCCTGACGGCGGTGCTGCGGCATCTGCGGCGGCACATGCCAGGAGCCGTGTTCCTGATCTGTGTCGCCACGCAGGCGCTCGCTGTTCTGGCCGCGACCCTCGCGCCCGTGGGGGGCGACTGGCTCGCCTGGGCGGGGCTTGTCGCTTTCGGTCTCGGGCTGCTGCTCTACGTGGACGCTCTGGCGCGGTTCGACTTCGGGCAGATCGCCCGTGGGGCTGGCGACCAGTGGGTGGCCGGCGGAGCGCTGGCCATCTCGGCGCTCGCCACATCCAAGCTGCTGGCGAGCGCGGTGTGGTCCGGGTCTGCCTCCACGGCGCTGCGTACGGCCACTCTCGTGCTGCTCGCCCTCGACCTCGTGTGGTACGTCGTGCTGCTCTGCTCCGAACTGCTCCGTCCGCGCCTGCGGTACGACGTCCGGCGCTGGGCGACGGTCTTCCCCCTCGGCATGACGGCGGTCGCTTCCCTGTCCGCCTCGGCCGCCACGGGCATCGCCTGGCTCGGCACGCTGGGGAGCGTGCTCCTGTGGGTCGCCGCGTTGGCCTGGCTGCTGACCCTGTGCGGGCTGCTGCGTGCGCTGGTCGCACGTGCTGTCCCGCCGCTCGGCCAATGA
- a CDS encoding DUF4097 family beta strand repeat-containing protein — translation MPTFETPEPLSATVELEIGRARIVAGKRTDTVVEVTPSDPGDKLDVQAAEETKVTCAGGKLLVKGPKKRSLFGKIGAVDVTVELPAGSDLTGSTGLGEFIGEGRFGNCRLTTAAGDIQLDEAAAVRLKTSHGDVLVDRTTGETEIQGSGRVRVGRIEGSATVKNLNGETVIGEIGGELRVNSSNGPISVVRAASSVTAKTASGAIRLGEVVRGRITLDSSAGGLEIGIAEGTAAWLDVRSAAGRVRNELGAAEGPGESEETVEVRGRTSVGDILIRRA, via the coding sequence ATGCCTACTTTCGAAACCCCCGAACCCCTCTCCGCCACCGTCGAGCTCGAGATCGGGCGGGCCCGGATCGTCGCGGGCAAGCGCACCGACACCGTGGTCGAGGTGACGCCGAGCGACCCCGGCGACAAGCTGGACGTGCAGGCCGCCGAGGAAACCAAGGTCACCTGCGCGGGCGGGAAGTTGCTGGTCAAGGGCCCCAAGAAGCGCTCGCTCTTCGGCAAGATCGGTGCTGTCGATGTGACTGTCGAGCTGCCTGCGGGCTCGGACCTGACCGGCAGTACGGGCCTCGGCGAGTTCATCGGCGAGGGCCGGTTCGGGAACTGCCGCCTCACGACGGCGGCCGGGGACATCCAGCTGGACGAGGCCGCGGCGGTACGGCTGAAGACCTCGCACGGCGACGTCCTCGTGGACCGTACGACGGGCGAGACCGAGATCCAAGGGTCGGGCCGCGTGCGGGTCGGCCGGATCGAGGGGTCGGCGACCGTCAAGAACCTCAACGGCGAGACCGTGATCGGTGAGATCGGCGGGGAGCTGCGGGTGAACTCCTCGAACGGTCCCATCAGTGTCGTACGCGCGGCGTCCTCGGTGACCGCCAAGACCGCCAGCGGCGCCATCCGCCTGGGCGAGGTCGTACGCGGCCGGATCACGCTGGACTCCTCTGCCGGAGGCCTGGAGATCGGTATCGCCGAGGGGACCGCGGCCTGGCTCGACGTACGCTCCGCCGCCGGCCGCGTACGCAATGAGCTGGGGGCGGCGGAGGGCCCGGGGGAGTCCGAGGAGACGGTCGAGGTCCGGGGTCGGACGAGCGTCGGCGACATCCTCATCCGCCGCGCATAG